One genomic window of Gossypium hirsutum isolate 1008001.06 chromosome D11, Gossypium_hirsutum_v2.1, whole genome shotgun sequence includes the following:
- the LOC107913356 gene encoding cytochrome c oxidase subunit 6a, mitochondrial, which translates to MASVRSGLLRTALRGGSRPPAPPKRGFSSSSNRDDAYETAKWEKITYLGILTCTGLAFYNLSKGHPHYEEPPPYPYLHIRNKEFPWGPDGLFEVKHH; encoded by the exons ATGGCGAGCGTGCGATCTGGTCTCCTCCGAACCGCCCTTCGTGGCGGATCTCGTCCTCCTGCTCCTCCCAAGCgaggcttttcttcctcttctaatCGCGACGATGCTT ATGAAACGGCGAAATGGGAGAAGATAACATATTTAGGCATTTTAACCTGCACTGGTTTAGCGTTTTATAACCTATCGAAGGGTCATCCCCACTATGAAGAGCCTCCT CCATACCCCTATTTGCACATTCGCAACAAGGAGTTCCCATGGG GTCCGGATGGTCTGTTTGAAGTGAAGCATCACTAG